From the Chloroflexus aurantiacus J-10-fl genome, one window contains:
- the cas2 gene encoding CRISPR-associated endonuclease Cas2, whose protein sequence is MFYLISYDISVDQRRLKIAKLLEGYGQRVLESVFECDLELPAYRQLRQKLNRLIKDEEGDRLRIYRLCASCREQIEIIGDGPPPETSQDIYII, encoded by the coding sequence ATGTTCTACCTGATCTCATACGACATCAGCGTCGACCAGCGCCGGCTCAAAATCGCCAAACTACTGGAAGGCTACGGCCAGCGCGTGCTGGAGAGCGTCTTTGAATGCGACCTCGAACTCCCGGCCTATCGGCAACTCCGCCAGAAACTCAACCGCCTCATCAAAGACGAAGAAGGAGATCGGCTACGCATCTATCGGCTGTGCGCCTCGTGTCGCGAGCAAATCGAAATCATCGGTGACGGCCCACCTCCTGAAACCAGCCAGGACATCTACATCATCTAG
- the cas1 gene encoding CRISPR-associated endonuclease Cas1, whose protein sequence is MATLYLIEQGAEIGCDGERIVVRRAGEIIGSVPLVKVDDIVIFGNIGISTPAIKRLLDRSIEVTFMTVDGSYQGRLVGQVTAHVALRQAQYACAADSDRTLRLAQSFVEGKLRNQRALLQRFSRNRATPPAEALAAADDLDAYIKRVRRTTRLSALLGVEGSATARYFAGLRSLIEPEWDFRSRQRRPPPDPVNLLLSFGYTLLTHKTLGAVQAAGFDPYLGFLHSLDYGRPSLALDLMEEFRPLLIDSLVVRVCNDGRLRLEHFQPGDEARPVIITDEGKRAFLTAFEERMRTEATHPEGADSGPGKVTYQRCIALQARRLARVIRGQQERYEPFTAR, encoded by the coding sequence ATGGCGACACTCTATCTGATTGAACAAGGTGCCGAAATTGGCTGTGACGGTGAACGGATCGTCGTGCGGCGAGCGGGTGAAATCATCGGCAGCGTGCCGCTAGTCAAAGTCGATGACATCGTCATCTTTGGCAACATCGGCATCAGCACACCGGCCATTAAACGACTCCTTGATCGAAGCATCGAAGTCACCTTTATGACCGTCGACGGCAGCTACCAGGGGCGCCTGGTCGGTCAAGTTACCGCTCATGTCGCCTTACGCCAGGCTCAATACGCCTGTGCTGCCGACAGTGACCGCACCCTGCGCTTAGCGCAGAGCTTTGTCGAAGGCAAACTGCGCAACCAACGGGCGCTGCTCCAGCGCTTCAGCCGCAATCGAGCGACCCCACCAGCCGAAGCGCTGGCTGCGGCTGACGATCTCGACGCCTACATCAAACGGGTGCGCCGCACCACCCGGCTCAGCGCACTCCTGGGTGTCGAAGGAAGTGCCACTGCCCGCTACTTTGCCGGCCTGCGCAGCCTGATCGAGCCAGAATGGGACTTCCGCAGTCGCCAGCGTCGTCCGCCGCCCGACCCGGTCAACCTGTTACTCTCCTTTGGTTACACCCTCCTGACCCACAAAACCCTGGGTGCGGTACAGGCTGCCGGCTTCGACCCCTACCTTGGCTTTTTGCACAGCCTCGACTACGGACGGCCATCGCTGGCCCTTGATCTGATGGAAGAATTCCGCCCGCTCCTCATCGACTCACTGGTTGTACGTGTTTGCAACGATGGCCGGCTCCGGCTGGAACACTTTCAACCGGGTGACGAAGCGCGTCCGGTCATCATCACCGATGAGGGCAAGCGTGCCTTCCTGACCGCCTTTGAAGAGCGGATGCGTACCGAAGCGACCCATCCAGAAGGTGCCGACAGCGGGCCGGGCAAAGTCACCTACCAGCGCTGCATCGCCCTGCAGGCCCGGCGTCTGGCGCGCGTCATTCGCGGCCAACAGGAGCGTTACGAACCATTCACCGCCCGATAA
- the cas6 gene encoding CRISPR-associated endoribonuclease Cas6 has translation MPQAIVFTLRPLTTAQVAGNLSRAAHAAILRLIQQADPALAARIHDDNGRKPLTVSNIWGLAGEPKVIVDPARDYHLRVTLLSAELEQIATDWTPAALAPLDLDGLAWRITARADNSAEHSWAGRATYQELAQPLLSRPNQLPSVWTFQLASPTTFRQRGLNVPLPLPDLVFGSLLEQWNASSELALPDEVRRFAAECLAINRYDLRSVASPTSGGVIQIGAVGRCSFRAINPDRYWRACIDVLARFAFFSGIGAGTTRGFGQARLLTKTDQPRQREAVDNGDTLSD, from the coding sequence ATGCCACAGGCCATCGTCTTCACCTTACGTCCGCTCACGACTGCTCAGGTTGCCGGTAATCTGAGCCGGGCCGCTCATGCCGCCATCCTCCGTCTCATCCAGCAAGCCGATCCGGCGCTGGCGGCCCGCATTCACGATGACAATGGTCGCAAACCGTTAACCGTCTCGAACATCTGGGGTCTGGCTGGTGAACCAAAGGTAATAGTCGATCCTGCTCGTGACTATCACCTGCGGGTCACCCTGCTCAGTGCCGAACTCGAACAGATTGCCACCGACTGGACACCGGCGGCCCTGGCTCCGCTCGATCTTGACGGGCTGGCGTGGCGGATCACTGCTCGCGCCGACAACAGTGCTGAGCATTCCTGGGCAGGCCGTGCAACGTACCAGGAACTGGCACAGCCCCTGCTCAGCCGGCCCAACCAGCTTCCGAGCGTCTGGACATTCCAGCTTGCCTCGCCAACCACCTTTCGTCAGCGGGGGTTGAATGTCCCCCTTCCGCTTCCCGACCTGGTCTTTGGCAGTTTACTGGAACAGTGGAATGCCTCATCGGAGCTGGCGCTCCCCGATGAAGTACGCCGGTTTGCGGCGGAATGCCTGGCCATCAATCGCTACGACCTCCGCAGCGTAGCCAGTCCGACCAGTGGTGGCGTCATCCAAATCGGCGCCGTTGGCCGCTGTAGCTTCCGCGCCATCAACCCGGATCGGTACTGGCGTGCCTGCATTGACGTCCTGGCCCGCTTTGCCTTCTTTAGTGGAATCGGTGCCGGCACCACTCGTGGCTTTGGACAGGCGCGTCTCCTCACCAAAACCGATCAGCCCAGACAGCGCGAGGCGGTAGACAATGGCGACACTCTATCTGATTGA
- the csm5 gene encoding type III-A CRISPR-associated RAMP protein Csm5, giving the protein MPSINQVYQVRVEVISPLCVLDGGRLHEEVDFYLDAQTTYVINSDAVLELAFQRWYERQPSREQLLAKLAEREERLLRRRQRNVEDIKRFDEAPPKDPRKRAEQEQRLSVEAHNIREELKRLRQERAELESGTAQSVTIPPELLQNSGVSDLFKTGLLTIDDIRTIPGLLRYSYLGRPEVKSGRSEILTCVKDPADRLYLPGSSLKGALRTVLAWALAPQRAAQALNEFNNARDRRQAAHSLEQRIFYGRKQRDDKRVNHDLLRDVMRTFHIGDSQPVAQSPQLLQIRVFPRGSPITVEAIPDGTTLLATLRIEQYPFTDAAARAVIDFGNWPQYLQPAQLAAFGRQRARVLIEGEQAFFRNRPDATQISRFYADLAERLAALENTNAFLLPIGWGAGWRSKTLDTILREGTREEVFVSAVRGYNMKLNSQRSQRFRAGDLFPASRRVIMRNGQPWLPPGWVCLTIEERGK; this is encoded by the coding sequence ATGCCGTCGATCAATCAGGTCTATCAGGTGCGTGTTGAGGTGATCAGCCCGCTCTGCGTGCTGGATGGAGGCCGCCTGCACGAAGAGGTTGATTTCTACCTCGATGCGCAGACAACCTATGTTATCAACAGTGACGCCGTGCTGGAGCTGGCCTTTCAGCGCTGGTACGAGCGTCAACCGTCCCGTGAACAATTGCTGGCGAAGCTGGCCGAGCGCGAAGAGCGGCTGCTGCGGCGCCGCCAGCGAAATGTCGAGGACATCAAGCGTTTCGATGAAGCACCGCCGAAAGACCCGCGCAAGCGGGCTGAGCAGGAGCAACGGTTGAGTGTCGAGGCGCATAACATCAGGGAAGAACTGAAACGACTGCGCCAGGAACGGGCTGAACTCGAATCCGGAACGGCACAGTCAGTAACAATACCGCCCGAACTGCTTCAGAACAGCGGCGTTAGCGATCTGTTCAAAACCGGTCTATTAACGATAGACGACATTCGCACTATTCCAGGGCTGCTCCGTTACTCGTATCTCGGGCGCCCGGAGGTAAAGAGTGGACGGAGCGAGATTCTGACCTGTGTCAAAGACCCCGCGGATCGGCTGTATTTGCCCGGCTCGTCGCTGAAAGGGGCGTTGCGCACAGTGCTGGCCTGGGCATTGGCCCCGCAGCGGGCAGCGCAGGCGTTGAATGAGTTTAATAATGCCAGAGACAGACGTCAGGCGGCACATTCGCTTGAACAACGTATCTTCTACGGTCGCAAGCAACGCGATGATAAGCGGGTAAACCATGATCTGCTGCGTGATGTGATGCGTACCTTCCACATCGGCGACTCGCAGCCGGTGGCGCAAAGCCCGCAACTGCTACAAATCCGCGTCTTCCCACGCGGTTCGCCGATTACCGTCGAGGCAATCCCGGATGGAACGACGTTGCTGGCAACGCTGCGTATCGAGCAGTATCCATTCACAGACGCTGCTGCCCGTGCGGTGATCGATTTCGGCAACTGGCCGCAATATCTCCAGCCGGCGCAACTGGCTGCGTTCGGTCGGCAGCGGGCCAGGGTGTTGATCGAAGGCGAACAAGCCTTCTTTCGCAACCGACCCGATGCCACCCAGATCAGCCGTTTCTACGCCGATCTGGCCGAACGCCTGGCGGCTCTGGAGAATACCAATGCCTTTCTGCTTCCAATCGGCTGGGGGGCCGGCTGGCGCAGCAAAACGCTCGATACCATCCTGCGTGAAGGTACACGTGAAGAGGTGTTTGTCAGCGCAGTTCGTGGGTACAACATGAAACTAAACTCGCAGCGTTCACAACGCTTCCGAGCCGGCGATCTCTTCCCGGCGTCGCGGCGCGTCATCATGCGCAACGGTCAACCCTGGTTGCCACCCGGTTGGGTCTGTCTGACAATAGAGGAGCGTGGCAAATGA
- the csm4 gene encoding type III-A CRISPR-associated RAMP protein Csm4, with amino-acid sequence MPTLSVYHLIPPAGAANLSFHFGRQGIGLEETGETLASDSFFAALVVQAALNDPRRTADGAPVWVEPFLADQPPLRHSSLLPRIGDLPLLPRPLLPIHLPPTAELAGKQLKKLRYLSPSLFVAVCKGETLPADPISLQQGKIWLSEEDARRLPAPWKQTATESSDAWRARLTATPLWHVEATPHVTLDRLSAASAYYEVGRISFAVGAGLSLLVAFADAQARPSFEHLLTLLGESGLGGKRTNGYGAFAWQHGTALTLDLPSPHKRAVLLSRYIPTPTELPLVRNERSTYQLTRVSGWFLAADGSTYRRQAVMMLTEGAVLVCDERLPGGQILDVRPDASVSHPIYRSGLALAVGLPADSK; translated from the coding sequence ATGCCGACATTATCCGTCTACCATCTGATCCCACCCGCCGGCGCAGCGAACCTCAGCTTCCACTTTGGCCGGCAGGGGATCGGTCTGGAAGAAACCGGTGAGACTCTCGCCTCCGACTCGTTCTTTGCCGCGCTGGTGGTGCAGGCGGCCCTGAACGATCCGCGCCGGACTGCTGATGGCGCACCGGTGTGGGTCGAGCCGTTTCTCGCCGATCAACCGCCCCTGCGCCATAGTTCGCTCTTGCCGCGGATTGGCGATCTGCCGCTGCTCCCGCGCCCTTTGTTGCCCATTCATCTGCCCCCGACGGCAGAACTGGCCGGTAAACAGCTCAAAAAGCTGCGCTACCTTTCGCCGTCACTCTTTGTCGCCGTGTGCAAAGGGGAAACCTTGCCCGCCGACCCGATCAGTCTCCAGCAGGGCAAAATCTGGCTGAGCGAGGAGGACGCACGGCGTCTGCCGGCCCCCTGGAAGCAGACTGCCACCGAGAGCAGCGACGCCTGGCGGGCGCGTCTGACCGCCACCCCGCTCTGGCATGTCGAAGCAACCCCACACGTCACGCTTGACCGTCTGAGCGCGGCGTCGGCCTACTACGAAGTGGGGCGGATTAGTTTTGCGGTCGGGGCCGGTTTGTCTCTCCTGGTTGCATTTGCCGACGCCCAGGCCAGGCCGTCTTTTGAACATCTGCTGACACTCCTTGGTGAGAGTGGACTGGGCGGGAAGCGCACGAATGGCTATGGTGCGTTTGCCTGGCAGCATGGCACGGCACTGACGCTCGATCTCCCTTCTCCGCACAAGCGGGCAGTCTTACTGTCGCGCTACATTCCGACCCCTACCGAGCTACCGCTGGTACGTAACGAACGTTCAACGTACCAGCTTACCAGGGTCAGCGGCTGGTTTCTGGCCGCTGATGGCTCTACCTACCGTCGGCAGGCGGTCATGATGCTCACCGAGGGCGCAGTGTTGGTGTGCGACGAACGGCTACCGGGTGGGCAGATTCTCGACGTGCGTCCAGATGCCAGTGTTTCGCATCCGATCTATCGCAGCGGTCTGGCCCTGGCCGTCGGTCTGCCGGCAGACAGCAAGTGA
- the csm3 gene encoding type III-A CRISPR-associated RAMP protein Csm3: protein MSTRMVTLHGRIVLRASIELLTGLHIGGAAGGLEIGGLDKPVIRNPITNQPYIPGSSLKGKLRSLMEKVYGAPQTFRINEGVFIHVPTNPEEYQRYYQIAGVFGTLPNHKQLTIDVPTRLIVRDVPLTRESEQELRRLRTDLPYTEIKWEAAIDRVTSAAAPRQIERVPAGAVFGPAEVVYSLYVGNGEQLSDVIRLFGSVYEAFTYLEDDYLGGMGSRGNGQVRLRDITVLARRLESGRYGELTTIREAKELRELDRNGLLEELQRFFNPA, encoded by the coding sequence ATGAGCACGCGCATGGTCACACTGCACGGTCGGATTGTGTTACGCGCCAGTATTGAATTGCTGACCGGTCTGCATATCGGTGGTGCTGCCGGAGGTCTGGAGATCGGCGGTTTGGATAAACCGGTTATCCGTAATCCGATCACCAATCAGCCCTACATCCCCGGTTCATCGCTTAAGGGCAAGTTGCGCTCGTTGATGGAGAAGGTCTACGGCGCACCGCAGACATTCAGGATCAACGAGGGTGTCTTTATTCATGTACCAACGAATCCTGAAGAGTACCAGCGCTACTACCAGATTGCCGGTGTGTTCGGTACCTTACCCAATCATAAACAGCTTACCATCGATGTCCCGACCCGCCTGATCGTGCGTGACGTACCGCTGACCAGGGAGTCTGAACAGGAGCTACGCCGGCTGCGCACCGATCTGCCCTATACCGAGATCAAGTGGGAAGCGGCGATTGACCGGGTGACATCAGCCGCTGCGCCGCGGCAGATCGAGCGAGTGCCGGCAGGGGCCGTCTTTGGCCCGGCGGAGGTGGTCTATAGCCTCTACGTCGGTAATGGCGAACAACTGTCGGACGTGATCAGGCTGTTTGGCTCAGTCTACGAGGCATTCACCTACCTCGAAGACGATTACCTCGGTGGGATGGGGTCGCGTGGAAATGGTCAGGTACGGCTGCGTGACATCACCGTCCTCGCACGCAGGCTCGAATCTGGTCGGTATGGTGAATTAACGACTATCCGCGAGGCAAAAGAGTTGCGCGAACTTGACCGCAATGGATTGCTGGAAGAGTTGCAGAGATTCTTTAACCCGGCATAG
- the csm2 gene encoding type III-A CRISPR-associated protein Csm2, producing MTESSEEAMKLLVQEADRLGKELGRNGLTTSQIRNIFGEVRSIEQEVLPTDQQLSLDVQRRLLMLKPKMAYQVGRFSNNQALQELVETLSDAIGLIGNDKNRFQTFVNLFEAILAYHRRYGGKTN from the coding sequence ATGACCGAATCGTCGGAAGAGGCTATGAAGTTACTGGTGCAGGAAGCGGATCGATTGGGGAAAGAGCTAGGTCGGAATGGCCTGACCACCTCGCAAATCCGCAATATCTTTGGCGAAGTGCGCTCGATTGAGCAGGAGGTGCTGCCGACCGATCAACAGCTTTCGCTGGACGTTCAGCGCCGTCTATTGATGCTGAAGCCCAAAATGGCCTATCAGGTTGGGCGGTTTAGCAATAATCAGGCATTGCAAGAGCTGGTGGAAACTCTTTCGGATGCGATTGGTTTGATCGGGAACGACAAGAATCGCTTCCAGACCTTTGTCAATCTGTTCGAGGCTATTCTGGCCTATCACCGTCGCTATGGTGGCAAGACGAATTAG
- the cas10 gene encoding type III-A CRISPR-associated protein Cas10/Csm1, which translates to MTHAEDPSTVAWQVLHSWTLAALGERNDAVSESLRESAWRVVGQQPQATWPPLQPALSSVFTRLRAGVKDCWQPPAMLRCREEVLFPQATAQPPSAELKQALQSGLAAAQRETDPTRRLECLLITLQRYAWAWPSPLPGVSLYDLARLHAAVQAAQSATTDGLICLLGGDLSGLQEFLYSIPAAGAARQLRGRSFYLQLLTEACAYWVLRNSGMPLCNLLYAGGGRFYAVLPGSIAAQVLEWRQHLGRILLQSHDGSLYLALGSTEPFAPEQYTDETWRELSDAIDRDKRRRFAALDDSEFARMFQPRPPRPPRSDGSEAPDALGESLAELGRQLTRAAVLAVNLTASQSDGATWRQAITALGVDYRLSEELSSVRSLSQRLLALNDDTVPQLPADASAIGQRYTVTEAYRLREDDLPLYRKLDPDQAPEIQVGDVAPFNLLAHLSDGVPRIAVLRMDVDNLGDLFGKGLQRPAGMGGLAVTAALSSALSRFFEGWVGELCRRRNQQGKGGIYAVYSGGDDLFLVGSWHLIPELAQQIRNDFIRYATGAGPTVQPPVSLSAGITLHQAGYPLYQAAEDAGNALDAAKAYRHPDGRSKDAITFLGQTLSWDAFAQAARFKDELLDLIANGAPRGLLMTVQRLVLLARTRYNRAGAAQLTVGPWVWQGAYQLTRLAERSPESIRSRVVDLREQLISPEAIVQRTVIPAGLAARWAQLLLRGSERER; encoded by the coding sequence ATGACACATGCTGAAGACCCCTCAACTGTTGCCTGGCAGGTTTTGCACTCCTGGACACTGGCCGCCCTCGGTGAGCGTAATGATGCCGTCAGCGAGTCGCTACGGGAATCGGCATGGCGTGTTGTCGGGCAGCAACCACAGGCAACCTGGCCGCCGTTGCAACCGGCCCTGTCCAGTGTCTTTACCCGCCTGCGGGCCGGCGTCAAAGACTGCTGGCAACCGCCGGCCATGCTCCGTTGCCGCGAAGAGGTGCTCTTCCCGCAAGCGACTGCGCAACCACCATCGGCTGAACTGAAACAGGCATTGCAGTCTGGGCTGGCAGCGGCACAGCGTGAAACCGACCCGACCCGACGCCTGGAATGTCTACTCATTACGCTGCAACGGTACGCCTGGGCCTGGCCCTCACCCCTACCCGGTGTCTCGCTCTACGACCTGGCTCGGCTGCACGCCGCCGTGCAGGCAGCGCAGTCAGCGACAACCGACGGCCTGATCTGTCTGCTAGGGGGCGATCTGTCAGGTCTGCAAGAGTTCCTCTACAGCATCCCGGCTGCGGGAGCAGCACGCCAGTTGCGTGGTCGTTCGTTCTATTTGCAGTTGCTGACCGAAGCCTGCGCTTACTGGGTGTTGCGCAATAGTGGGATGCCGCTCTGTAATTTGCTGTACGCCGGTGGTGGCCGCTTTTACGCTGTGCTGCCGGGTAGTATTGCCGCGCAGGTGTTGGAGTGGCGGCAGCATCTCGGTCGTATACTCCTGCAATCGCATGACGGCTCGCTCTACCTGGCGCTGGGATCAACCGAACCGTTTGCCCCGGAACAGTATACCGATGAAACCTGGCGTGAGCTGAGCGACGCAATTGACCGTGACAAGCGGCGTCGGTTCGCCGCCCTCGACGATAGCGAATTTGCCCGGATGTTTCAGCCCCGCCCGCCGCGTCCGCCGCGTAGCGATGGTAGCGAGGCGCCCGATGCCCTCGGTGAGTCGCTGGCAGAGCTGGGCCGGCAATTGACTAGGGCCGCAGTGCTGGCAGTCAATCTTACCGCATCCCAGAGTGATGGTGCCACGTGGCGGCAGGCAATCACGGCGCTGGGTGTGGATTATCGGCTCAGCGAGGAACTCTCGTCGGTGCGGTCATTGTCTCAACGCTTGCTGGCCCTCAACGATGATACGGTGCCGCAATTGCCCGCAGACGCCAGCGCTATCGGTCAGCGCTACACCGTCACCGAAGCCTATCGCTTGCGCGAGGACGATCTTCCGCTCTACCGCAAGCTCGATCCCGATCAAGCGCCAGAGATACAGGTCGGTGATGTCGCACCGTTCAATCTCCTCGCGCACCTGAGCGATGGAGTCCCGCGCATTGCGGTGTTGCGTATGGACGTTGACAATCTCGGTGATCTGTTTGGTAAAGGCTTGCAACGTCCTGCCGGCATGGGTGGTCTGGCGGTGACGGCGGCGCTCAGTAGCGCCTTGAGCCGGTTTTTTGAGGGGTGGGTCGGTGAGTTGTGTCGGCGGCGGAATCAGCAGGGGAAGGGCGGGATTTACGCCGTGTACAGCGGTGGCGATGATCTGTTCCTGGTCGGATCGTGGCACCTCATCCCGGAGCTGGCGCAGCAGATACGCAATGATTTTATTCGCTACGCCACCGGTGCCGGGCCGACAGTGCAGCCGCCGGTGAGTCTCTCTGCCGGGATTACCCTGCATCAGGCCGGTTATCCACTCTACCAGGCGGCGGAAGACGCCGGCAATGCGTTGGATGCGGCGAAAGCCTACCGTCATCCCGACGGTCGGAGCAAAGATGCGATTACGTTCCTGGGCCAGACTCTGAGTTGGGATGCCTTTGCGCAGGCGGCTCGCTTCAAAGATGAGCTGCTTGATCTCATTGCGAATGGTGCGCCGCGTGGCCTGCTAATGACGGTGCAACGGCTGGTTTTACTTGCCCGCACCCGCTATAACCGTGCCGGTGCTGCGCAGTTAACGGTTGGCCCGTGGGTGTGGCAAGGGGCGTACCAGTTGACGCGCCTGGCCGAACGTTCTCCCGAATCCATTCGGTCACGAGTGGTTGACTTGCGCGAGCAATTGATCAGCCCGGAAGCAATTGTGCAACGGACGGTGATCCCGGCAGGTCTGGCCGCACGCTGGGCACAGTTGTTGTTACGGGGGAGTGAGCGCGAAAGATAA
- a CDS encoding NAD(P)/FAD-dependent oxidoreductase — protein MLRSHWHATLHQAPLPGIDLPSTADVVVVGAGVVGAATALWLTRAGLQPLVIDRHGPAAGASGHNGGILAAGLAENYLAATARYGASTARELYALSLAGQRLMVDLIQQEQIECDLRLHGNLNLAIGEAQLTIAGATVAALQGDGFPAQLLDRTTAQELVAIPLGAAVSGARFNPAAGTLHSGRLVYGLLAAAQRHGALCSWGVTLRQVITANGRLHLITDRGTIDTAAAVIAVNAWSGDVLPELARRITMVRGQVLCTVPVEPFIACGFGASFTPTGEYGQQTVTGQVLFGGCRAIAPNHDVGVQPGEVSPEVQGALETSLGRLFPTLAGINIERRWSGAMAFTADYLPIVVNPVPGLFAIGGFSGHGMPFAAIVGRHLAEAVQTGTIPSALAPFRIDRPTLAVE, from the coding sequence ATGTTGCGTTCACACTGGCATGCTACCCTTCATCAGGCACCGCTGCCGGGTATCGATCTACCATCAACCGCTGACGTAGTCGTCGTAGGTGCCGGCGTAGTCGGTGCAGCGACAGCCCTCTGGCTCACACGGGCCGGTCTGCAACCACTCGTTATCGACCGGCACGGGCCGGCAGCCGGTGCCAGTGGCCACAATGGTGGTATCCTCGCCGCCGGTCTGGCCGAGAATTACCTTGCTGCGACTGCCCGTTACGGAGCATCCACCGCACGCGAACTGTACGCTCTCAGTCTGGCCGGACAGCGCTTGATGGTTGATCTGATCCAGCAAGAACAGATTGAGTGCGATCTGCGTCTGCACGGCAATCTCAATCTGGCGATTGGTGAAGCACAACTGACGATTGCCGGCGCAACAGTCGCGGCATTGCAGGGTGATGGCTTTCCGGCGCAGTTGCTCGACCGCACAACTGCCCAGGAGCTGGTGGCGATTCCGTTAGGGGCAGCCGTCAGTGGCGCCCGCTTCAACCCGGCTGCCGGAACGCTCCATTCCGGGCGATTGGTGTACGGGTTGCTGGCCGCTGCGCAACGTCATGGTGCCCTTTGTAGCTGGGGTGTCACCCTGCGCCAGGTAATCACCGCCAACGGCAGGCTACACCTGATCACAGATCGCGGTACCATCGACACTGCTGCGGCAGTGATTGCCGTTAATGCCTGGAGTGGTGACGTGCTACCGGAACTTGCCCGGCGGATTACGATGGTACGCGGGCAGGTACTCTGTACCGTGCCGGTTGAGCCGTTCATTGCCTGTGGCTTCGGAGCCAGCTTCACTCCTACCGGTGAATATGGTCAACAGACCGTGACCGGACAGGTGTTGTTCGGTGGCTGTCGGGCTATTGCACCCAATCACGACGTTGGGGTGCAGCCCGGCGAGGTTAGTCCTGAAGTTCAGGGGGCGCTTGAGACCAGTCTGGGACGTCTCTTCCCAACCCTGGCCGGCATCAACATCGAACGACGCTGGTCGGGGGCAATGGCCTTCACCGCCGACTATCTGCCAATCGTGGTCAACCCTGTGCCCGGTCTCTTCGCTATCGGCGGATTCTCCGGTCACGGCATGCCATTTGCGGCTATTGTTGGTCGCCATCTGGCCGAAGCCGTACAGACCGGTACCATCCCCTCTGCGCTCGCCCCGTTTAGGATCGACCGTCCAACGTTAGCTGTGGAGTGA
- a CDS encoding cupredoxin domain-containing protein, with amino-acid sequence MTTSYMNEGTRHRQELSKQMAHPFQQRLPIISRFPSRIVVLFVAIAMIAIGGSLLWQATTNRQRQLVFEIPPGTAARLAAGEEVTIFPSTIIIDLRQHDTLVIQNNDSAEVTIGPFRIVPGQRFVQRYWSPGVYELICSVHQGEQLRIEVR; translated from the coding sequence ATGACAACATCATATATGAATGAAGGAACGCGCCACCGGCAGGAGCTTAGCAAACAGATGGCTCACCCTTTCCAACAGCGGCTGCCGATTATCAGCCGCTTTCCGTCACGTATTGTTGTGCTCTTCGTTGCGATAGCCATGATCGCGATTGGTGGGAGTCTTCTCTGGCAGGCGACAACCAATCGTCAGCGGCAACTGGTGTTTGAAATTCCACCCGGCACAGCGGCAAGGCTGGCCGCAGGCGAAGAAGTCACTATTTTTCCCTCGACGATCATCATCGACCTGCGTCAACACGATACGCTCGTGATCCAGAACAACGATAGCGCGGAAGTCACGATTGGCCCGTTCCGTATCGTTCCCGGTCAGCGGTTTGTGCAACGGTACTGGAGTCCCGGTGTTTACGAGTTGATCTGTTCTGTCCATCAGGGTGAACAGTTGCGCATCGAAGTACGGTAA
- a CDS encoding SCO family protein: MKHLITLILAVLSALLLSGCGAYEFRGTVLEPPNPAPEIPLVDQFGNEFRLSNYRDKIVLVFFGFTHCPDICPTALGDLKRVMEKLGNDAAKVQVVFVSVDPERDTPDLMQRYLAAFNPTFLGLNGDRAVLEQVYKSYGVTVIKRELPNSGLGYTIDHSGYIYAIDQAGNWRLLWAHGTPVDDIVSDVQALLRNPPRG, encoded by the coding sequence ATGAAACATCTCATCACCTTAATCCTTGCCGTATTGAGCGCCCTGCTGCTCAGCGGTTGTGGCGCATATGAATTTCGCGGTACTGTGCTCGAACCGCCGAATCCGGCTCCAGAAATACCGCTAGTCGATCAGTTTGGCAATGAGTTTCGTCTGAGCAACTATCGTGACAAGATTGTTCTGGTCTTTTTTGGGTTTACCCATTGTCCTGACATCTGTCCGACCGCACTCGGTGACTTGAAGCGGGTGATGGAGAAGCTTGGTAATGATGCGGCGAAGGTGCAGGTGGTCTTTGTCTCGGTCGATCCTGAGCGCGATACGCCTGATTTGATGCAACGTTATCTGGCAGCGTTCAACCCAACGTTTCTGGGATTGAACGGAGATCGGGCGGTGCTGGAACAGGTCTACAAAAGCTATGGGGTAACGGTCATCAAACGCGAGCTACCCAATTCGGGTCTGGGCTATACCATTGACCATTCTGGCTACATTTATGCCATCGATCAGGCCGGCAACTGGCGACTACTCTGGGCACATGGCACACCGGTGGATGACATTGTGAGCGATGTGCAGGCACTGTTGCGCAATCCACCGCGTGGCTAG